A part of Streptomyces sp. NBC_01235 genomic DNA contains:
- a CDS encoding M14 family metallopeptidase, translating to MRLRIRGSGSGAAGARGGRRTAALATLLALALAAPISATVTDAAAGSAPKPASSADDIRQYEIHISHSTSAMRTAIAASGVSVDEADEETVVVSGRADQIKKLRSRGYEVSLLGSAPNRVAEDEVRLYDFPSADSKYHNYAEMTTEIDQRIAAYPSIMSKRVIGKSYGGRDIVAVKISDNVGTDEAEPEVLFTHHQHAREHMTVEMALYLIRELGAGYGSDSRVTNMVNGREIWIVPDLNPDGGEYDIATGSYRSWRKNRQPNSGSSYVGTDLNRNWNYKWGCCGGSSGSTSSETYRGASAESAPEVKVVADFVRSRVVGGKQQITAGIDFHTYSELVLWPFGYTNADTATGMTADDNAAFKAIGQKMAASNGYTPEQSSDLYITDGSIDDYLWGTQKIFDYTFEMYPSSSSGGGFYPPDEVIERETSRNRDAVLQLLENADCMYRAIGKATQYCS from the coding sequence ATGCGACTTCGCATTCGCGGCTCAGGTTCCGGCGCCGCCGGTGCCCGCGGCGGCAGACGAACCGCCGCTCTCGCCACCCTGCTGGCCCTCGCCCTGGCGGCGCCGATCTCGGCGACGGTCACCGACGCGGCGGCGGGCAGCGCCCCGAAGCCGGCGTCCTCCGCCGACGACATCCGCCAGTACGAGATCCACATCTCCCACAGCACGTCCGCCATGCGCACGGCGATCGCTGCGTCCGGGGTGAGCGTCGACGAGGCCGACGAGGAGACCGTGGTGGTCTCCGGGCGGGCCGACCAGATCAAGAAGCTGCGCTCGCGGGGGTACGAGGTCTCCCTGCTGGGCTCCGCGCCCAACCGCGTCGCCGAGGACGAGGTACGGCTCTACGACTTCCCCTCCGCCGACTCGAAGTACCACAACTACGCCGAGATGACGACGGAGATCGACCAGCGCATCGCCGCCTACCCGAGCATCATGAGCAAGCGGGTCATCGGCAAGTCGTACGGCGGCCGGGACATCGTGGCCGTCAAGATCAGCGACAACGTCGGCACCGACGAGGCCGAGCCGGAGGTGCTGTTCACCCATCACCAGCACGCCCGCGAGCACATGACCGTGGAGATGGCCCTGTACCTGATCCGCGAGCTGGGCGCCGGCTACGGCTCGGACTCCCGCGTCACCAACATGGTCAACGGGCGCGAGATCTGGATCGTCCCCGACCTCAACCCGGACGGCGGCGAGTACGACATCGCCACCGGCTCCTACCGCTCGTGGCGCAAGAACCGGCAGCCCAACTCCGGCTCCTCGTACGTCGGTACGGACCTCAACCGGAACTGGAACTACAAGTGGGGCTGCTGCGGCGGCTCCTCGGGGTCCACGTCCTCGGAGACCTACCGGGGCGCGTCCGCCGAGTCCGCGCCCGAGGTGAAGGTCGTCGCCGACTTCGTGCGCAGCCGGGTCGTGGGCGGGAAGCAGCAGATCACCGCCGGGATCGACTTCCACACGTACAGCGAGTTGGTGCTGTGGCCGTTCGGGTACACCAACGCGGACACGGCGACCGGCATGACCGCGGACGACAACGCCGCGTTCAAGGCCATCGGACAGAAGATGGCCGCGAGCAACGGCTACACCCCGGAGCAGTCCAGCGACCTGTACATCACGGACGGGTCGATCGACGACTACCTCTGGGGCACGCAGAAGATCTTCGACTACACGTTCGAGATGTATCCGTCGTCCAGCTCCGGGGGTGGGTTCTACCCGCCCGACGAGGTCATCGAGCGGGAGACCTCCCGTAACCGGGACGCGGTGCTTCAGCTTCTCGAGAACGCGGACTGCATGTACCGGGCGATCGGGAAGGCCACCCAGTACTGCAGCTAG
- a CDS encoding ATP-binding protein: MGGSAPRRDCHLPVETTSFVDRRSELAEGRELLARARLVTLTGPGGVGKTRLAVRIAARVERAFPDGVRFVHLSGLHDPTLVPLAVADALDLHDHSQRPPLDTLVERLRDRRVLLVVDNCEHLLRSCATLAGALLRGTTGVRVLATSRHRLGLTEEHLLDVRPLPVPDPDGELTAADGYPALALFADRAAAVVPGFRLTAANRASVARLCHRLDGLPLAIELAAVRMRVLDVPQLLTRLDDRYRLLATGSPTVPPRHQTLRAAIDWSYELCDPQEQLTWSRLSILPGTFDLETAEAVCEERGNTSPGRAGPTEEATRVPPARPPEPGSAASARAVEPGPAASAGAAGSGHVASAGVAGSGHAASARVVEQGHEVPARAGEAGRDSGAWAGEPGYALPGRVVGAGRGLWAWPGESGRGLGGRGAGTGGVPSGRDGGWVGTGVGVQGAESPGGGEGAEPLGVGRAGAAGASNGDVLEAVAGLVDKSVLCRETGPTGTVRYRLLDTLRHYGLERLRERPGEEHAARVRHRNWMQQQATTAERHWFGPAQPDIVAHLRADRDNLRTALDFSLTTPGESLAGLRLAGTLWFHWHACGAPREGRYWLDRALEANPDPTPERARALWAAGLLAGCPEDLTRGRRRAEQARALAHTLGNPAEAAHADYVVGVIRLFSDDLTGALDHFRAAADRGRVPGQHLSLVGLDRVELACALAFLGRADEAIEVCEQTRRLCAEHGERWVLSYVERILALAHSVRGDWAQAQRHGREAIRLKHAVHDVVGMGLTLDLLARIAAARGAHERAAVLLGGADRAWADVDRDRWGSACLNSTRRTTEERVHEAIGDTAFRRAYETGAALPLTDVVAFELNESTSSSRSRSRKRARTETETETETGANSGDGTGTGQTCGQSRTRRSGRPQPLTDGPPPPGPAIRLTRREAQVAELVAEGLANQQIADRLVIARRTAEGHVERILSKLGFSNRSQIAAWVTAQR; this comes from the coding sequence ATGGGCGGATCAGCGCCGCGCCGGGACTGTCACCTGCCGGTGGAGACGACCAGCTTCGTCGACCGGCGCAGCGAACTGGCAGAAGGACGCGAACTGTTGGCCAGGGCCCGACTGGTCACCCTGACCGGCCCCGGAGGCGTCGGCAAGACGCGCCTTGCCGTCCGGATCGCGGCCCGCGTCGAACGGGCCTTCCCCGACGGCGTCCGCTTCGTGCACCTCTCCGGCCTGCACGACCCGACCCTGGTCCCCCTCGCGGTGGCCGACGCGCTGGACCTGCACGACCACTCGCAACGCCCGCCCCTGGACACGCTGGTGGAGCGTCTGCGCGACCGTCGCGTCCTGCTGGTCGTCGACAACTGCGAGCATCTGCTCCGGTCCTGCGCGACGCTGGCCGGCGCCCTCCTGCGGGGCACGACCGGTGTCCGCGTCCTCGCCACCAGCCGCCACCGCCTCGGCCTGACCGAGGAACACCTCTTGGACGTCCGCCCGCTGCCCGTCCCCGACCCGGACGGCGAATTGACCGCGGCCGACGGCTACCCGGCCCTGGCCCTGTTCGCCGACCGGGCGGCGGCGGTCGTCCCCGGCTTCCGCCTCACCGCCGCGAACCGCGCGTCGGTGGCCCGCCTCTGCCACCGCCTGGACGGCCTCCCCCTCGCCATCGAACTGGCCGCGGTCCGCATGCGCGTCCTGGACGTCCCCCAACTCCTGACCCGCCTGGACGACCGCTACCGCCTCCTCGCCACCGGCAGCCCCACGGTCCCACCCCGCCACCAGACCCTGCGCGCGGCCATCGACTGGAGCTACGAACTCTGCGACCCCCAAGAACAACTGACCTGGTCCCGCCTGTCGATCCTCCCCGGCACCTTCGACCTGGAGACAGCAGAGGCGGTCTGCGAGGAACGGGGCAACACCTCCCCCGGCCGGGCAGGGCCGACGGAGGAAGCGACCCGAGTCCCGCCCGCCCGACCACCGGAGCCGGGCTCCGCCGCGTCGGCCCGGGCGGTGGAACCGGGTCCCGCCGCGTCGGCCGGGGCGGCGGGGTCGGGTCACGTCGCATCGGCCGGGGTGGCGGGGTCGGGTCACGCGGCGTCGGCCCGGGTGGTGGAGCAGGGGCATGAGGTGCCCGCTCGGGCTGGGGAGGCGGGTCGGGATTCGGGTGCCTGGGCCGGGGAACCGGGGTACGCCTTGCCTGGCCGGGTGGTGGGGGCGGGGCGTGGCTTGTGGGCTTGGCCGGGGGAGTCGGGGCGTGGCTTGGGCGGCCGGGGCGCGGGGACGGGTGGGGTTCCGTCCGGGCGGGACGGGGGGTGGGTGGGCACAGGTGTGGGGGTCCAGGGGGCGGAGTCCCCTGGCGGGGGTGAGGGGGCGGAGCCCCTGGGGGTGGGACGGGCAGGGGCGGCGGGGGCGAGCAACGGCGACGTCCTCGAAGCCGTCGCCGGCCTGGTCGACAAGTCCGTCCTGTGCAGGGAGACCGGCCCGACGGGCACCGTACGGTACCGCCTCCTCGACACCCTCCGGCACTACGGCCTGGAGCGCCTGCGAGAACGCCCGGGAGAAGAACACGCCGCCCGAGTCCGACACCGGAACTGGATGCAACAGCAGGCCACGACCGCCGAACGGCACTGGTTCGGCCCCGCCCAACCGGACATCGTCGCCCACCTCCGCGCCGACAGGGACAACCTCCGCACCGCCCTCGACTTCAGTCTCACCACCCCCGGCGAATCCCTCGCAGGCCTACGCCTCGCAGGCACCCTCTGGTTCCACTGGCACGCCTGCGGAGCCCCCCGAGAGGGCCGCTACTGGCTGGACCGCGCCCTCGAAGCCAACCCCGACCCCACCCCCGAACGAGCCCGAGCCCTGTGGGCCGCAGGCCTCCTCGCCGGCTGCCCGGAAGACCTCACCCGAGGCCGTCGCCGAGCGGAACAGGCCCGCGCCCTGGCCCACACCCTCGGCAACCCTGCCGAAGCGGCCCACGCCGACTACGTCGTAGGCGTCATCCGCCTCTTCAGCGACGACCTCACCGGCGCCCTCGACCACTTCCGCGCCGCCGCCGACCGCGGCCGGGTCCCCGGCCAGCACCTCAGTCTCGTAGGCCTCGACCGCGTCGAACTGGCCTGCGCACTCGCCTTCCTGGGCCGTGCCGACGAGGCCATCGAGGTCTGCGAGCAGACCCGCCGCCTCTGCGCCGAGCACGGCGAGCGCTGGGTGCTGTCGTACGTGGAACGGATCCTCGCCCTCGCCCACAGCGTGCGCGGCGACTGGGCGCAGGCGCAGCGGCACGGCAGGGAGGCGATACGGCTCAAGCACGCGGTCCACGACGTCGTGGGAATGGGCCTCACCCTCGACCTGCTGGCCCGGATCGCGGCGGCCCGCGGCGCCCACGAACGCGCGGCCGTCCTGCTCGGCGGTGCCGACCGCGCCTGGGCGGACGTCGACCGCGACCGCTGGGGCTCGGCCTGCCTCAACTCCACCCGCCGCACCACCGAGGAGCGCGTCCACGAGGCGATCGGCGACACCGCGTTCCGCCGGGCGTACGAGACCGGAGCCGCCCTCCCCCTCACCGACGTCGTCGCCTTCGAACTCAACGAGAGCACGAGCAGCAGCAGGAGCAGGAGCAGGAAGAGAGCCAGGACCGAGACCGAGACCGAGACCGAGACCGGAGCCAACAGCGGGGACGGGACCGGGACCGGGCAGACCTGCGGGCAGTCCCGAACACGGCGCTCCGGCCGCCCGCAGCCCTTGACCGACGGCCCACCACCCCCCGGTCCCGCCATCCGCCTCACCCGCCGCGAGGCGCAGGTCGCCGAACTCGTCGCCGAGGGGCTCGCCAACCAGCAGATCGCCGACCGTCTGGTGATCGCCCGTCGCACGGCCGAAGGACACGTCGAACGCATCCTCAGCAAGCTCGGCTTCAGCAACCGCAGCCAGATCGCCGCCTGGGTGACCGCCCAACGCTGA
- a CDS encoding MEDS domain-containing protein: MTAQSAATTTPGTFDHRMSVSATDESFLAAALPFLAEGLAAPEEPPPVAIVAPDKLDLLRDALGADTKDIGLVPHTDWYTGSAANAIARAAGHLAAHAGPGGRIHLLMEPVWNGRAGRSPRESAEWIRYEALANLLFVPTATTAMCVYDTRTAGSALIEAARRAHPDSGVYEDPVRLAAELDALPLPPTPSDAERLADPAPDAVRAWALGRGLGAADAELFATAVAEAASLAPVTGALLWGEAPGCVCELLLARRLDDPLVGYVPPPTTELAPGQGLWFARQVCAYVDVREAGPGTGTGTDTGTGEGSGSGSGTTVRLQYA; encoded by the coding sequence ATGACCGCCCAATCCGCCGCAACCACCACCCCAGGAACCTTCGACCACCGCATGTCCGTCTCCGCCACGGACGAGTCCTTCCTCGCCGCCGCCCTCCCCTTCCTCGCCGAGGGACTGGCCGCCCCCGAGGAGCCCCCGCCCGTCGCCATCGTCGCCCCCGACAAGCTGGACCTCCTGCGCGACGCCCTCGGCGCCGACACGAAGGACATCGGCCTCGTCCCGCACACCGACTGGTACACCGGCTCCGCCGCGAACGCCATCGCCCGGGCGGCCGGTCATCTCGCCGCGCACGCCGGCCCCGGCGGCCGCATCCACCTCCTCATGGAGCCGGTGTGGAACGGCAGGGCGGGCCGCTCCCCGCGCGAGAGCGCCGAGTGGATCCGCTACGAGGCCCTCGCCAACCTTCTCTTCGTCCCGACGGCGACCACGGCCATGTGCGTCTACGACACCCGCACCGCCGGTTCCGCCCTCATCGAGGCGGCCCGCCGCGCCCACCCGGACAGCGGCGTGTACGAGGACCCCGTACGCCTCGCCGCGGAGCTGGACGCCTTACCGCTGCCCCCGACCCCCTCCGACGCCGAGCGTCTCGCCGACCCCGCCCCGGACGCCGTCCGCGCCTGGGCGTTGGGCCGTGGACTGGGCGCCGCCGACGCGGAGTTGTTCGCCACGGCCGTGGCGGAGGCGGCCTCCCTGGCACCGGTCACGGGTGCGCTGCTGTGGGGCGAGGCCCCCGGCTGCGTCTGCGAGCTGCTCCTGGCCCGCCGCCTCGACGACCCCCTCGTCGGCTACGTCCCGCCGCCGACCACCGAGTTGGCACCCGGCCAGGGCCTGTGGTTCGCCCGCCAGGTGTGCGCGTACGTGGACGTCCGCGAGGCGGGCCCGGGCACCGGCACCGGCACCGACACCGGAACCGGCGAAGGATCCGGATCCGGATCCGGTACGACCGTACGACTGCAGTACGCGTAG
- a CDS encoding ATP-binding protein — MLRLSGGSGPLPDPAPQYGAYLQPPIGAGHWSVEYDPRPSAVREARAQVRRQLEDWGLADREDLVDTAELLVSELATNALLRPHGPNGMGGTPTASRFRLTLNAAHGILRCEVADTGRRTPQVLHAGGTESGRGMFLVNALARRWGCHQDGPGKTVWFELGTCGCDDGCGRRRPQPPLGREPSDARTAVFDGG, encoded by the coding sequence ATGCTGCGACTTTCCGGGGGAAGCGGCCCCCTCCCGGACCCCGCCCCCCAGTACGGCGCCTACCTCCAGCCGCCGATAGGGGCAGGCCACTGGAGCGTCGAGTACGACCCTCGGCCCAGCGCCGTCCGTGAGGCCCGCGCACAGGTGCGCAGGCAGTTGGAGGACTGGGGACTGGCGGACCGGGAGGACTTGGTGGACACCGCCGAGCTGCTCGTCAGCGAGCTGGCCACCAACGCCCTGCTGCGCCCCCATGGCCCGAATGGCATGGGAGGTACCCCCACCGCGAGCCGCTTCCGCCTCACCCTGAACGCCGCACACGGCATCCTCCGCTGCGAGGTGGCCGATACCGGCCGCCGCACCCCGCAGGTGCTTCACGCGGGCGGGACGGAGAGCGGCCGGGGAATGTTCCTGGTGAACGCGCTCGCCCGCCGCTGGGGCTGCCACCAGGACGGACCGGGCAAGACCGTCTGGTTCGAACTCGGCACCTGCGGCTGCGACGACGGTTGCGGCCGACGCCGGCCGCAACCCCCCCTTGGCCGCGAGCCCTCGGACGCACGTACGGCGGTGTTCGACGGCGGGTGA
- a CDS encoding Nramp family divalent metal transporter: MADTTGPPTGNFTHTEAPSDIDNNASPRKSSWKYIGPGIVVAATGVGAGDLVATLIAGSNFGYTLLWAAIIGCLVKISLAEAAGRWHLSTGRTLFDGWASLGRWTTWFFVVYVVVWGFVYGAAAMSSSALPLQALFPDVMDLKSWAIACGLVGLVFVWFNKYAVFEKVMTVLVGVMFVVTVYLAIRVTPNLGDAFAGLLPVLPDEKDSVLNTLGLIGGVGGTITLAAYGYWVNAKGWTNTGWMKVMRLDNRVAYITTGIFVVAMLFVGAELLHSANVAIASGDKGLVQLSDILEAEYGAATAKFFLIGFFATSFTSLIGVWHGVSLMFADFVARYRDQGESVGGATGAEVASGERERSWPFRAYLLWLTFPPIVLLFQGQPFRLVILYGVLGAAFLPFLAGTLLWLLNTSRTPREWRNGMLSNAMLVLAGLLFLVLCVKQIWDQPWSEFF, encoded by the coding sequence ATGGCGGACACCACGGGACCCCCCACGGGAAACTTCACGCACACCGAGGCTCCATCCGACATCGACAACAACGCCTCCCCCCGCAAGTCCAGTTGGAAGTACATCGGCCCGGGCATCGTGGTCGCGGCGACGGGCGTCGGCGCCGGCGACCTGGTGGCCACGCTGATCGCCGGCAGCAACTTCGGCTACACCCTGCTCTGGGCGGCGATCATCGGCTGCCTGGTCAAGATCTCCCTCGCCGAGGCGGCCGGCCGCTGGCACCTCTCCACCGGCCGCACCCTCTTCGACGGCTGGGCGAGCCTGGGCCGTTGGACGACGTGGTTCTTCGTCGTCTACGTGGTCGTCTGGGGCTTCGTCTACGGCGCGGCGGCGATGTCGTCGAGCGCGCTGCCGCTCCAGGCGCTGTTCCCGGACGTGATGGACCTCAAGTCGTGGGCCATCGCCTGTGGTCTGGTGGGCCTGGTGTTCGTCTGGTTCAACAAGTACGCCGTCTTCGAGAAGGTCATGACGGTCCTGGTGGGCGTCATGTTCGTGGTGACGGTCTACCTGGCGATCCGGGTCACCCCGAACCTCGGCGACGCCTTCGCGGGCCTCCTCCCGGTCCTGCCGGACGAGAAGGACTCGGTCCTCAACACCCTCGGCCTGATCGGCGGCGTCGGCGGCACGATCACGCTGGCCGCGTACGGCTACTGGGTCAACGCCAAGGGCTGGACGAACACGGGCTGGATGAAGGTCATGCGGCTGGACAACCGGGTCGCGTACATCACCACCGGCATCTTCGTCGTCGCGATGCTCTTCGTCGGCGCGGAGCTGCTGCACTCCGCGAACGTGGCGATCGCGAGCGGCGACAAGGGGCTCGTCCAGCTGAGCGACATCCTGGAGGCGGAGTACGGTGCGGCGACGGCCAAGTTCTTCCTGATCGGCTTCTTCGCCACCTCCTTCACCTCCCTGATCGGCGTCTGGCACGGCGTGAGCCTGATGTTCGCCGACTTCGTGGCCCGCTACCGCGACCAGGGCGAGTCGGTGGGCGGGGCGACCGGCGCCGAGGTCGCCTCGGGTGAACGGGAACGCTCCTGGCCCTTCCGGGCGTACCTGCTGTGGCTGACCTTCCCGCCGATCGTGCTGCTCTTCCAGGGCCAGCCGTTCCGCCTGGTCATCCTGTACGGCGTGCTGGGCGCGGCCTTCCTGCCGTTCCTGGCGGGGACGCTGCTGTGGCTGCTCAACACCTCCCGCACACCCAGGGAGTGGCGCAACGGCATGCTGAGCAACGCGATGCTGGTGCTGGCGGGGCTGCTGTTCCTGGTGCTGTGCGTGAAGCAGATCTGGGACCAGCCGTGGTCGGAGTTCTTCTGA
- a CDS encoding isochorismatase family protein, whose translation MAVTVLDAKTALVLIDLQAGTLAAPTKPYPAADAVARAAELADAFRAAGAPVVLVRMATSPDGADAVPGRSEAARLAGGRSRPYDLGPIAEPLTGHDTDILVTKRNWGAFHGTDLDIQLRRRGVTQIVLGGIATSLGVESTARAAHEHGYHVTFAVDAMTDINEDAHRHSVSYLFPLIGEPGTTKEILALLATARA comes from the coding sequence GTGGCTGTGACCGTGCTGGACGCCAAGACCGCGCTCGTGCTGATCGACCTCCAGGCCGGCACGCTCGCCGCCCCCACCAAGCCGTACCCGGCGGCGGACGCGGTGGCCCGTGCCGCCGAGCTCGCCGACGCCTTCCGCGCCGCGGGCGCCCCCGTGGTGCTGGTGCGCATGGCCACCTCGCCCGACGGCGCCGACGCCGTGCCCGGCCGCAGCGAGGCCGCCCGACTGGCCGGCGGCCGCTCCCGCCCCTACGACCTCGGCCCCATCGCCGAACCGCTCACCGGCCACGACACGGACATCCTCGTCACCAAGCGGAACTGGGGCGCGTTCCACGGCACCGACCTCGACATCCAGCTGCGCCGCCGGGGCGTCACCCAGATCGTGCTCGGCGGCATCGCGACCAGCCTCGGCGTCGAGTCGACCGCCCGCGCCGCCCACGAGCACGGCTACCACGTCACGTTCGCGGTCGACGCGATGACCGACATCAACGAGGACGCGCACCGTCACAGCGTCTCCTACCTGTTCCCGCTGATCGGCGAGCCGGGCACGACGAAGGAGATCCTGGCCCTGCTGGCCACCGCCCGAGCCTGA
- a CDS encoding SigE family RNA polymerase sigma factor produces the protein MRQVRADEYAEFAAARARHLYRSACLLTAGDTHLAEDLVQETLGRLYVRWGRVSRVDNPAGYAQTVLTRAFLAHQRRRSSREQAVDVFPDVPDGGGTDTSLRLTLMQALGRLPAKDRAVVVLRYWEDRSVEETADAMNASSAAVRTRCSRALGRLRELLGEDMSEYARP, from the coding sequence ATGAGGCAGGTCCGCGCGGACGAGTACGCCGAGTTCGCGGCGGCGCGGGCCCGGCATCTGTACCGGTCGGCGTGTCTGCTCACGGCCGGAGACACGCACCTTGCCGAGGATCTGGTTCAGGAGACCCTCGGCAGGCTGTACGTCCGCTGGGGACGGGTGTCCCGGGTCGACAACCCGGCCGGGTACGCGCAGACCGTCCTCACCCGCGCCTTCCTCGCCCACCAGCGCAGGCGCAGCAGCCGCGAGCAGGCCGTGGACGTGTTCCCCGACGTGCCCGACGGCGGCGGCACCGACACCTCGCTGCGGCTGACGCTGATGCAGGCCCTCGGGCGGCTGCCCGCCAAGGACCGGGCGGTCGTGGTCCTGCGGTACTGGGAGGACCGCTCGGTCGAGGAGACCGCCGACGCGATGAACGCGAGCTCGGCGGCCGTGCGGACGCGGTGCTCGCGGGCCCTGGGGCGGTTGCGGGAGCTGCTCGGCGAGGACATGAGCGAGTACGCCAGACCCTGA
- a CDS encoding helix-turn-helix domain-containing protein, whose amino-acid sequence MAARTSPTERQKRLGAEVRRLRTAVGMTGEYAAGLLGVDRGKISNIESGTRAISPERLRTLACNCDCGDEAYVDALVEMAQPTERGWWEKYRGSLPIGILDIAELEHHAVRIRSVHLIHMPGLLQSTDHAQAVFKAALPPLPEHEVALRLAHRLERQRVLEGDAPTEYVGILHEAALRMQFGGRKVARGQLEHLLAASERSHVTLRVIPFDAGSFPGAGQTVVYLEGPVPRLDTVQIDSTHGPEFLYQEAQLSKYRTQLDWMEERALSPAESYGFIQDIASQL is encoded by the coding sequence ATGGCCGCGAGGACGTCTCCGACCGAGCGTCAGAAGAGGCTCGGGGCGGAGGTACGGAGGCTGCGCACCGCTGTCGGCATGACCGGGGAGTACGCAGCAGGGCTGCTCGGTGTGGACCGAGGCAAGATCTCCAACATCGAGTCGGGCACCCGCGCCATCAGCCCCGAGCGACTGCGCACCCTGGCCTGCAACTGCGACTGCGGCGACGAGGCCTACGTCGACGCCCTGGTCGAGATGGCCCAACCCACCGAGCGGGGCTGGTGGGAGAAGTACCGGGGCAGCCTTCCGATCGGGATTCTCGACATCGCCGAGCTGGAGCACCACGCGGTACGGATCCGCAGCGTGCACCTGATCCACATGCCCGGGCTGCTGCAGTCCACCGACCACGCCCAGGCCGTTTTCAAGGCTGCACTGCCGCCACTACCCGAGCACGAGGTCGCACTGCGGCTCGCACACCGGTTGGAGCGTCAGCGAGTTCTGGAGGGCGACGCGCCCACGGAGTACGTCGGAATACTCCACGAGGCCGCGCTGCGCATGCAGTTCGGTGGGCGCAAGGTCGCGCGAGGTCAGCTGGAGCATCTGCTCGCCGCGTCGGAGCGGTCTCACGTGACCTTGCGCGTCATTCCGTTCGACGCGGGCTCGTTCCCCGGAGCCGGGCAGACCGTGGTCTACCTGGAGGGACCGGTGCCGCGACTGGACACCGTTCAGATCGACAGCACCCATGGACCGGAATTCCTGTACCAGGAAGCCCAGTTGTCCAAGTACCGAACGCAACTGGACTGGATGGAAGAACGTGCGCTGTCACCTGCGGAGTCGTACGGCTTCATCCAGGACATCGCCAGCCAGCTCTGA